A portion of the Calderihabitans maritimus genome contains these proteins:
- a CDS encoding dihydroorotase — protein MKLLIKGGRVIDPVQKIDQQLDIRVVKGKITEIGRNLEAQDDRVVDASGCIVTPGLIDMHVHLREPGFEAKETIASGTRAAAAGGFTAVACMPNTNPVADNRSTVEYIKIRARETGVVKVYPIGSITRGSLGEELTEIADLAEAGAVALSDDGRPVANAGLMRRAMEYARMFNLPVISHCEDLNLRGAGVMNEGWVSACLGLHGIPAAAEEIMVARDLILAELTGARLHIAHVSTAGSVRLIREAKSRGVRVTAEATPHHFTLTDEAVQGYDTATKVNPPLRTAADVEAIIEGLQDGTIDVIATDHAPHTREEKDCEYDYAPFGMVGLETAVPLVVSKLILAGKLDWLQAVAKLSSVPARILGLPGGSLKTGSPADITIIDPQKEKRVDVNCFYSKGRNSPFHGWKLKGWPVVTIVEGTVVMEQGKVIAGGGEL, from the coding sequence GTGAAGCTGTTAATTAAGGGGGGCAGGGTAATTGACCCTGTTCAAAAAATAGACCAGCAGTTGGATATTCGCGTGGTAAAGGGGAAGATTACCGAGATAGGCCGGAACCTAGAGGCACAGGATGATCGGGTAGTGGATGCCTCCGGTTGTATCGTAACGCCCGGGTTAATAGATATGCATGTGCACCTGCGAGAGCCGGGGTTTGAGGCCAAGGAAACTATTGCCAGTGGTACCAGGGCTGCTGCTGCCGGTGGGTTTACCGCCGTAGCCTGTATGCCCAATACCAATCCGGTAGCGGACAACAGGTCTACTGTTGAATACATTAAGATCCGGGCCCGAGAAACGGGTGTGGTCAAGGTTTACCCTATAGGTAGTATAACCAGGGGTTCTCTGGGAGAAGAGCTTACGGAAATAGCCGATTTGGCAGAGGCAGGAGCAGTAGCTCTTTCCGATGATGGCAGGCCGGTTGCTAATGCCGGTCTGATGCGGAGGGCTATGGAATATGCCCGTATGTTCAATCTGCCGGTAATATCCCATTGTGAGGATTTAAACCTCAGAGGGGCGGGAGTTATGAATGAAGGATGGGTTTCAGCTTGCCTGGGATTACACGGGATACCGGCAGCGGCAGAGGAAATAATGGTTGCCCGGGACCTTATCCTGGCCGAATTAACGGGGGCCCGGCTGCATATTGCCCATGTGAGCACTGCCGGTTCGGTAAGGCTGATCCGAGAAGCCAAGTCTCGCGGTGTCCGGGTAACGGCGGAAGCTACTCCGCACCATTTCACTCTTACCGACGAGGCGGTACAGGGTTACGATACTGCAACTAAAGTTAACCCGCCCTTGCGTACGGCTGCCGATGTGGAAGCAATTATTGAAGGACTGCAGGATGGAACTATAGATGTGATAGCTACCGACCATGCTCCGCATACCCGGGAAGAGAAAGATTGCGAATATGATTATGCTCCCTTCGGTATGGTGGGACTGGAAACGGCAGTTCCGCTAGTGGTAAGTAAGCTTATTCTGGCGGGCAAACTGGACTGGTTGCAGGCAGTTGCCAAGCTTAGTTCGGTTCCGGCACGAATTTTAGGTTTACCGGGAGGAAGCTTGAAAACGGGCAGTCCTGCCGACATAACCATTATCGATCCTCAAAAGGAAAAGAGGGTAGATGTTAACTGCTTCTACTCCAAAGGCAGAAATTCTCCCTTCCACGGGTGGAAACTCAAAGGTTGGCCGGTGGTCACTATTGTAGAGGGAACGGTAGTTATGGAACAAGGGAAGGTAATAGCAGGAGGGGGAGAATTATGA
- the carA gene encoding glutamine-hydrolyzing carbamoyl-phosphate synthase small subunit encodes MKGYLALEDGTVFEGKAFGATGKRHGEVVFNTGMTGYQEILTDPSYCGQIVTLTYPLVGNYGINDEDFESQRPQVWGFVVREACTIPSNWRSREKLEEFLARYGIIGLEGIDTRALTRRLRSYGTMRGIIATGEQDPDFLVEEARNAPGLSGQQLVPLVTSKKPYIIQGQSYRVVLMDFGVKQNIIRWLQKLGCTVIVVPAQTTAEEILAYNPDGIMLSNGPGDPKDVPYGVETIRNLLGRKPIFGICLGHQLLGRALGADTYKLPFGHRGGNHPVKDLRTGRVYITSQNHGFAIDPDTLDPDIVEVSHINLNDGTVEGLRHKKLPVFSVQYHPEAAPGPTDSEYLFEQFMQLMAEGRQNGLEVDGHATK; translated from the coding sequence ATGAAAGGATACTTGGCTTTAGAAGACGGAACAGTTTTTGAAGGTAAAGCCTTCGGTGCGACTGGCAAACGTCATGGAGAAGTAGTATTCAATACCGGAATGACCGGATACCAGGAAATTCTTACCGATCCCTCTTACTGCGGCCAGATAGTAACTTTGACCTATCCGCTGGTGGGGAATTACGGAATCAACGATGAAGACTTTGAATCCCAACGACCCCAGGTCTGGGGTTTTGTAGTGCGGGAAGCCTGTACTATTCCTAGTAACTGGAGGAGCAGAGAAAAGCTTGAAGAGTTTTTGGCCAGATACGGGATTATAGGATTAGAAGGGATTGATACCAGGGCTCTAACCCGACGACTGCGTAGCTACGGGACCATGAGGGGAATAATAGCTACAGGTGAACAGGATCCTGATTTTCTGGTGGAAGAAGCTCGTAATGCCCCCGGTCTATCGGGACAGCAGTTGGTACCTTTGGTGACTTCCAAAAAACCTTATATCATTCAGGGTCAATCATATCGAGTTGTCCTAATGGATTTTGGTGTTAAGCAAAACATTATTCGCTGGTTACAAAAGCTGGGCTGCACGGTTATAGTAGTTCCTGCTCAGACTACGGCGGAAGAAATTCTTGCCTATAATCCTGACGGTATCATGCTTTCCAATGGCCCCGGAGATCCCAAGGATGTGCCGTATGGGGTAGAAACTATTCGCAATCTTTTAGGTCGAAAACCTATCTTCGGCATCTGCCTGGGACATCAGTTGCTGGGGCGAGCATTGGGGGCTGACACTTATAAATTGCCTTTTGGTCACCGTGGCGGAAACCACCCGGTGAAGGACCTCCGTACAGGCAGGGTCTATATTACCTCCCAGAATCACGGTTTTGCTATAGATCCTGACACTTTAGATCCAGACATTGTCGAAGTATCCCATATCAACCTCAACGATGGAACGGTGGAAGGTCTGAGACACAAGAAGCTGCCGGTGTTTTCCGTCCAGTACCATCCGGAAGCAGCTCCGGGCCCGACAGATTCAGAGTATCTATTTGAACAGTTTATGCAGTTGATGGCGGAAGGCAGACAGAATGGATTGGAGGTGGATGGGCATGCCACGAAATAA
- the pyrR gene encoding bifunctional pyr operon transcriptional regulator/uracil phosphoribosyltransferase PyrR: MPLVEKARIMDAEKMRRTITRIAHEIVEKNKGTSNLALIGIRRRGVPLAERLAENIKKIEGVQLPIGILDITLYRDDLATSAHQPVVHQTNVPFPVTGKRIVLVDDVLYTGRTVRAALDAIIDLGRPAVIQLAVLVDRGHRELPIRADYVGKNVPTSRREIVSVLLKETDGQDKVIIEEFRDD, encoded by the coding sequence ATGCCTTTGGTGGAAAAAGCCCGCATTATGGATGCGGAGAAAATGCGACGAACCATTACTCGGATAGCTCACGAGATTGTGGAAAAAAACAAGGGAACTTCTAATCTAGCCTTGATTGGCATAAGACGGCGGGGAGTTCCTCTGGCGGAGCGACTGGCAGAAAACATAAAGAAAATAGAAGGTGTCCAGTTGCCGATAGGTATTCTAGATATAACTCTTTACCGGGATGACTTGGCGACCTCGGCCCATCAACCGGTGGTTCATCAGACTAACGTACCTTTTCCAGTTACCGGCAAAAGGATAGTACTGGTAGATGATGTGCTCTACACGGGCCGTACAGTGAGGGCAGCCCTTGATGCCATTATAGATTTGGGGAGGCCGGCGGTAATACAGCTGGCCGTGCTGGTGGATCGAGGTCATCGGGAATTACCCATTCGGGCCGATTATGTAGGGAAAAACGTTCCTACCTCCCGCAGAGAAATTGTTTCAGTACTGTTAAAAGAAACTGATGGGCAGGATAAAGTGATAATTGAAGAGTTTCGCGATGATTAA
- a CDS encoding aspartate carbamoyltransferase catalytic subunit, translated as MHLERKQIAGWQRKDLLGLRDLTAEEIELILDTAVPMKDIMRREIKKVPTLRGRSVVNLFYEPSTRTRMSFELAAKYLSADSVNISVSTSSVVKGESLKDTARTIEAMGADVIVIRHSAAGAPKLLAQTVDCHVINAGDGFHEHPTQALLDMFTIREKKGRLKGLKVAIVGDIYHSRVARSNIWGLTKMGAEVRLAGPVTLMPPEVEKMGVKVFYQVEEALEGVDVVMALRIQRERLKEGRFPTWREYARLYGINARRLQKAKPDALVMHPGPVNQGIEITPDVAEGTQSVIQEQVTNGVAVRMALLYLLMGGGTTSEAVN; from the coding sequence ATGCATCTGGAAAGGAAGCAAATAGCTGGATGGCAACGAAAAGATTTGTTGGGTCTACGGGATCTGACGGCCGAAGAAATTGAACTCATACTTGATACTGCCGTTCCCATGAAAGACATTATGCGGCGAGAAATCAAGAAGGTTCCTACCTTGCGGGGACGGTCCGTGGTCAATTTATTTTATGAGCCCAGCACCCGGACCAGAATGTCCTTCGAGCTGGCCGCCAAATATTTAAGTGCCGACTCGGTTAATATTTCGGTGTCTACCAGCAGTGTAGTCAAAGGGGAATCTTTAAAGGATACAGCACGGACTATTGAAGCTATGGGAGCGGATGTTATCGTTATCCGGCATAGTGCCGCGGGGGCACCCAAACTGCTGGCCCAAACAGTTGATTGCCACGTCATTAACGCCGGAGACGGATTTCACGAACATCCTACCCAGGCCCTTCTAGATATGTTCACCATTCGAGAAAAGAAGGGCCGGCTGAAGGGTCTAAAGGTTGCTATCGTAGGCGACATTTATCATAGCCGGGTAGCTCGCTCCAATATATGGGGGCTTACTAAAATGGGGGCTGAGGTCCGGTTGGCCGGGCCGGTGACCCTGATGCCTCCGGAAGTGGAAAAAATGGGAGTTAAGGTCTTTTATCAGGTGGAGGAGGCTCTGGAGGGCGTTGATGTAGTAATGGCCCTGCGGATACAGAGAGAAAGGCTGAAGGAAGGACGCTTTCCCACCTGGCGTGAGTATGCCCGCCTCTACGGTATAAATGCCAGGAGACTGCAGAAGGCGAAACCTGATGCCCTGGTCATGCACCCGGGACCGGTTAATCAAGGTATTGAGATTACCCCTGATGTTGCTGAAGGAACTCAATCGGTCATTCAGGAGCAGGTGACCAACGGAGTGGCAGTTCGCATGGCCTTGCTCTATCTGCTCATGGGAGGAGGAACTACCAGTGAAGCTGTTAATTAA